A segment of the Streptomyces sp. NBC_00376 genome:
CGGCTGGCCGCGCAGCGCCTGCCAGGTGACCAGCGCGACGACCGCCGCGTACGCCCCCGAGGCCACCAGTACCAGCCGCAGCCGGACCCGCGGGTCGCGCAGCCGCGGGAAGCGCGGGGCCAGGGCGACCAGCGCGAGCAGGAAGAGCGGCAGCAGCTGGAGCGCGTGCATTCCGATGAAGTGCGGGATGCGCAGATCGCCGCCGGTCGTGGACCAGCCGGTCAGTGGCATCGACGGGCCGCCGTCCGGTACGCCGACGGAGTGCGCGCCGATCACGTCGGCGGTGTCCAGGTTCCCGGCCGCCCGCTGCTCGGAGGTGGGTTGGGTCATCAGGAAGCCGAATCCGGCGCCCACCAGGGCGAGCAGTACGCCCGAGCGGATCGCCCAGGCGGAGGCGCGGTCGGCGATCCGGGCGCGCAGCAGCAGGATCGCGATGACCAGGGTGCCGGTCCACAGGATGACGACGGTGACGGCCATCGCGTTGAACAGCGACTCGTCGAAGGGGGTGGCGTGGTTGAAGTGGCTCCGCTTCCCGCGGATGACCTGCCCGGTGATGATCGCCATCTCGACCAGGCTGGACAGCGCGACCACGGTCCCGGCCCACCAGCCGATCCGTCGGCCACGGGTGACCAGCGTCAGCATCCAGGCGAGGGCGAGTGCGTACACGACGAACGAGACCGCGAACTTGAACGGTTTGAACCATATCGCCGCGCCCGCGAGGACCCGGTCGTCGGCTATGAGGCCGATGGCCGAGACGACCGTCATGACGGCCATCACCGCTGCGAAGAGGACTAACGGGCGATGCCAGGAACGCCAGGAGGACATGAGGACCCCTCAGAGATTATGGATAGCGGCACTTCCCGCTATCCGATAGTGGAACTATCTATGATGGGTCGGGGGATTGGCAAGCGCGGAAGTCGGCAAGCGCGGAAGGAAGAACACGCGGTGCGCATCGGCGAGTTGAGCAGCAGGTCCGGGGTCCCGGTACCGACGATCAAGTTCTATGTACGTGAAGGGCTGCTGCCGGCAGGGCAGTTGACCAGTCCGAACCAGGCGAGTTACGACTCCGGGCACGAGCGCAGGCTGCGGCTGATCCGCGCCCTGCTGGATGTTGGCGGGCTCTCGCTGGCCGCCATCGGCGATGTGCTGCGGGTGGTCGAGGACCCGGCGCAGCCGGTGCACAAGGTGCTGAGCGCCGCGGCGAAGCGCCTCACCCCGCTGAACGAGGACGAGGCGGGGCCCGAACTGGAGGATGCCCGCGACGAGGTGGCGGAGCTGGTGGAGCGGCGGGGCTGGCGGGTCGAGGCGCACGGTCCGGCGGGCGAGTCCCTGGCCGGGGTGATCGTCGCGCTGCGGCGGGCAGGGCACGGAGGCTTCGTCGAGCTGCTCGACGATTACGCGGCCGCCGCCGAACCGGTCGCGCGGGCCGACCTCGACTACGTGGGGCGGCGGGTGGCGCGCGAGGACCTGGTGGAGAGCGTGGTGGTGGGCACGGTGCTGGGCGAGGCGATGTTCAGCGCGCTGCGACGGCTCGCGCATGTGGACGCGTCCGCGCGCGCCTATGACGGGGACGGAGGGGCACGCGGTCGGGGCGGCGAGGGCGCGGAGGGTGGCCCGGCCGGCGACGGTGGGGAAGGCACGGAGGTGCCGGGCGCCGGTGGGTGAGCCGGGGGCCCGGACGCGGGTATGCCCCGGCCGGGGGCCGGGGCATACCTGTGCGATCCGGTGTTACGCGGTGCCTTCCTGCTCGCGCTCCACCTGTGCGTTCCACTCGCGCTTGACCGAGCGCCAGGCGTCGTCGTTCTGGCCGAGCCGCCAGTAGCCCGATATCGACAGCCGGGAGAGCGGGATCCCGCGCTCCAGGCGCAGATGGCGGCGGATCTCCTTCACGAAGCCCGCCTCGCCGTGGATGAATGCCTGGACCTCGCCCGCCGGGAACTCCAGCTCCTTGACCGCGGCGGTCAGCGCCTCGCCGACCGGGCGCTCCCCGCGGTGCAGCCAGGTCACCTCGACACCGTCCGGCGTCACGATCTTCTGCTCCTCGGCGGCGTCCGCCACCTCGATGAACGCGTGCGCCACCGCACCCGCCGGCATCCGCTCCAGGGCCGCCGCGACGGCCGGCAGCGCGCTCTCGTCGCCCGCCAGCAGGTGCCAGTCCGCCGAGGCGTCAGGGCCGTAGCCGCCGCCAGGACCGAGGAAGGTCACCTGGTCGCCCGGGGCCGCCCGCAGCGCCCAGGGCCCGGCGAGGCCCTCGTCGCCGTGGACCACGAAGTCGATCGCCAGCTCACGGGTGGCCGGATCCCAGGAACGCACCGTGTACGTTCGGGTCGTGGGCCACAGTTCGCGCGGCTGCTCCTCGCGGATGCGGGCCATGTCGAAGGGGTGCGCGTAGTCGGCGCCCTCGGGGGCGAAGCAGAGTTTGACGTAGTGGTCGGTGAACCCGGCGAGCTCGAAGCCGGCGAGGCCCTCACCGCCGAGCACCACGCGCACCATGTGCGGGGTGATCCGCTCGGTGCGCAGCACCTCGGCCCCCTGTGCCTGGGGTGCCTGCCGCGCCGGTCGTTCTGCCACGAGGTTCTCCCTGCTCCGATTGCTTAGGCTTACCTAAGCTAGCACCTCAGTCCCGGAGAGTGGAGAGCAGGCGCTGCACCGCTCCGCCCAGTCCCCATCGCTTGGCGAGGGCTTCCAGGGCGGCGGGATCGCGCGGCCCGGCGGGCAGCGTGGGGTCGAATTCCGGCAGTGGTACGTCACCGGCGACCCGGACCACCTTCGGCGCGACGGCCACGTAGTCCCGCGCCTCGTCGAGCCGCTTGCGCTGCGACGGCGTCAGCTTGGCCTTCGGGTCGTCGACGGCGGCCATGATCCCGGCCAGGTCACCGAAGGCGTCCAGCAGCTTCGCAGCGGTCTTCTCGCCGATGCCCGGGACGCCCGGCAGCCCGTCGCTGGGGTCGCCGCGCAGCAGCGCGAGATCGACGTAGCCGGAGCCGTCCACGCCGTACTTCTCCCGCAGCCACGCCTCGTCGGTCAGCTGGAGCGAGCCGACCCCCTTCAGCGGGTAGAGCACCCGGACCCCGCGCGCGTCGTCGACCAGCTGATAGAGATCCCGGTCGCCGGTGACGATGTCCACGGGGCCGGTGGCCAGGCCGGTGAGCGTGCCGATCACATCGTCCGCCTCGTAGTCCGCGACGCCGACGCGGGCGATGCCGAGCGCGTCGAGCACGTCCTCGATGACCGGCACCTGCGGGGCCAGCGTGTCGGGGGTCTCCTCCTCGTCGGGCAGCCCCTCGGCGGTCTCCACCGCGACCCGGTGCGCCTTGTACGTCGGGATCAGCTCGACCCGCCAGTGGGGCCGCCAGTCCGCGTCCATGCAGGCGACCAGGTCGTCCGGCCGGTGGTCCTGCACCAGGCGCCCGATGAAGTCGAGCAGCCCGCGCACGGCGTTGACCGGTGTCCCGTCCGGGGCGCGCACCGAGTCGGGGACCCCGAAGTAGGCGCGGTAGTAGAGGGAAGCGGTGTCGAGGAGCATCAGGCGTCGCGTCACACCCCGATGATGCCGCACCCCACTGACACCGGCCGCCCCGGACACCGGGCGCAGAAGACTCCGGGTGACTCCGGGTGACCTCGGAGTGAAGGAGCGGGCAACGGCGATCATCGCTCAGACGTGACCTGGATCACTCTTGTGTTTGTTATGTGTAAGCGGGGGCAGGCGCGCAGCCGGAGCGGATCACGTACCGGTTTCAACCAGTGCACGTGCCATGCGGGCCGAATCCGCGCCGCTCCACGGTCTGCCGGAGGGGGTTGGCAGACCGTTTTTCGGTTCAACCCGCGAGGTGTATGTGTCAAGGCTGCAAGCTGAACGCTTGTACAAAGTGTTCGGCAGACGACCCGATCAAGCCGTGCAGAAGCTCGAAGGCGGCGCAGACCGCGACGAGCTGCGCGCCGACGGAACGACCGCAGCGGTGATCGACGCCTCGTTCACCGTGGAGCCGGGACAGATCTTCGTCGTGATGGGTCTGTCCGGGTCCGGGAAGTCCACGTTGCTGCGCATGCTCAACGGACTCCTGGAGCCCACTGCCGGGCGCGTGCTGTTCGACGGCCAGGACCTGACCGCCCTGAGCCCCGCCGAGCTGCGCCACGTCCGGTCCACCAAGATCAGCATGGTGTTCCAGCACTTCGCGCTCTTCCCTCACCGCAGTGTGCTGGAGAACGCCGCGTACGGCCTGGAAGTGCAGGGCGTGCCCCGCGCCGAGCGCGAGAAGCGCGCCGCCGAGGCCCTGGAGCTGACCGGCCTGGCCGGCTGGGAGAAGTCCTGGCCCGACGAGCTGTCCGGCGGTATGCAGCAGCGTGTCGGCCTGGCCCGCGCCCTGGCCACCGACGCCGACCTGCTGCTGATGGACGAGTCCTTCAGCGCGCTCGACCCGCTGATCCGCCGCGACATGCAGGACCAGCTGCTCGAACTGCAGAAGCGGTTGAAGAAGACCATCGTCTTCATCACCCACGACCTCAACGAGGCCATGCGCCTCGGCGACCGCATCGCCGTGATGCGCGACGGGAAGATCGTCCAGCTCGGTACCGCCGAGGACATCCTCGTCACTCCGGCCAACGACTACGTCGCCTCCTTCACCCAGGACGTCGACCGGACCCGGGTGCTGACCGCGGGCGCCATCATG
Coding sequences within it:
- a CDS encoding MerR family transcriptional regulator yields the protein MRIGELSSRSGVPVPTIKFYVREGLLPAGQLTSPNQASYDSGHERRLRLIRALLDVGGLSLAAIGDVLRVVEDPAQPVHKVLSAAAKRLTPLNEDEAGPELEDARDEVAELVERRGWRVEAHGPAGESLAGVIVALRRAGHGGFVELLDDYAAAAEPVARADLDYVGRRVAREDLVESVVVGTVLGEAMFSALRRLAHVDASARAYDGDGGARGRGGEGAEGGPAGDGGEGTEVPGAGG
- a CDS encoding siderophore-interacting protein, which produces MAERPARQAPQAQGAEVLRTERITPHMVRVVLGGEGLAGFELAGFTDHYVKLCFAPEGADYAHPFDMARIREEQPRELWPTTRTYTVRSWDPATRELAIDFVVHGDEGLAGPWALRAAPGDQVTFLGPGGGYGPDASADWHLLAGDESALPAVAAALERMPAGAVAHAFIEVADAAEEQKIVTPDGVEVTWLHRGERPVGEALTAAVKELEFPAGEVQAFIHGEAGFVKEIRRHLRLERGIPLSRLSISGYWRLGQNDDAWRSVKREWNAQVEREQEGTA
- a CDS encoding 5'-3' exonuclease, which produces MLLDTASLYYRAYFGVPDSVRAPDGTPVNAVRGLLDFIGRLVQDHRPDDLVACMDADWRPHWRVELIPTYKAHRVAVETAEGLPDEEETPDTLAPQVPVIEDVLDALGIARVGVADYEADDVIGTLTGLATGPVDIVTGDRDLYQLVDDARGVRVLYPLKGVGSLQLTDEAWLREKYGVDGSGYVDLALLRGDPSDGLPGVPGIGEKTAAKLLDAFGDLAGIMAAVDDPKAKLTPSQRKRLDEARDYVAVAPKVVRVAGDVPLPEFDPTLPAGPRDPAALEALAKRWGLGGAVQRLLSTLRD
- a CDS encoding quaternary amine ABC transporter ATP-binding protein translates to MQKLEGGADRDELRADGTTAAVIDASFTVEPGQIFVVMGLSGSGKSTLLRMLNGLLEPTAGRVLFDGQDLTALSPAELRHVRSTKISMVFQHFALFPHRSVLENAAYGLEVQGVPRAEREKRAAEALELTGLAGWEKSWPDELSGGMQQRVGLARALATDADLLLMDESFSALDPLIRRDMQDQLLELQKRLKKTIVFITHDLNEAMRLGDRIAVMRDGKIVQLGTAEDILVTPANDYVASFTQDVDRTRVLTAGAIMAEPHTVMGTSTDEGKELRTAADVLAAAPATVTESTPIIELFTPCSQSGVAVAVTDAEGKLIGVVPRARLLAVLGEPMTPAEAPKDVRTSTTLTKKVASV